CGAGTGGGTATGTAGAAAGCTGGCACAAAGGGCATCAGCAAAGGAGATAAGACCAGGAACAAGTACTCCATCACAGTGAACACAGGATTCGAATCGTGATGGAACCCAGCAGGTGATAACAAGATTAATCTTGAAAGCCTGTGGGGTTTCTCCCAAATCCGCTGTGTTATGGCATACATCAGAATAGCAGCTCCACCCAAACTATGGGAAATTGCACAGAGTTCGTAAGGTTGATCACTGTCACACTGTTCCTCAAGGCCTGCTTGGCTAGTTTTCAATTCAGAAACTTTTATTTCATGGATCTTCGCTGTCATCGCAGGTATATCCTCTGTCCCGTGCTCATTTATGGAATACTGCCAGTATCTACAAAAAGTAATTTGAGAAAAAATTAGCAATGAAAGATATATACAAAATCAATACTATTTCGACAAAAAGATAAGGATAAATGTACTTCCAACATTAATGGGAGCTGCATGAAATTGTACACTTACTGTGTTGAGGATATATTGCTGTCAATATGTTCTCTAGAAACCAGTCCGCGAAAATTTCCAAGGAAAACGTCGTACCCTGAAGAATAAAGAGATGTATAAATCGCGTAATTATCTCAGTACAATAATAACCATAGTAACTACACCTAAAGATGTTGTCCCACAAATTCAAAGGACAAACCTTGATCATAGGCTGCAAACGCAGGAGAGCCAACAACTCCATTTGACACCCAACTGTAAAGTTAGGTCACCGTTTAAGATGTAAGATGTACTAAATATCTATGTAGCTGAGAGTAATAGCCGATCAAAATACAATTTTAGCAATTGATAAAGAAGACAAAAACCCAAAGAACCAAAAGGTTATTATGTCTCAAAATCTGGAATACATGCATAGATGCACTGATCAGTTTTCTAGCGACTTGGATGGGATACTTCAGGAAGGTACAAGGTTCATGATCCACAAGATCAAAGTGACAATAATTGTTGATCTCATGCTCAGACAATTTAATCAACTTTGGCTACAGATCTCAGAACTTTCCAAGGGCTACTGCAGAATATACACCACCATCAAAAGTATAATTTGAAATACCTTGCTTATGCAAAAGCTTGTTCAGTCACAGTAGCAAAAGTATCTTGCTTTCAAGATCTGTCAAATTTTGACAGTAGCAAGATTTAGTTAAGAAGCAGAGTAatgaatttcaaattttcataatccAAGTCCAGTATTCCAGCTGAACTAATAAGCACATAATGCAAAGAAATGTTTGACCTACTCATACATGCTCATGCCAGCCAAATTATTaagtaaaatagtttttttttttaaaaagaaaaaaccaTGGCTCTCGAACTGTTGCTAATCACATACATGTTCCAGGTCCAACAACATATCGCTTCTTAAATTCTTGTAGCCAATTGATTAGTATGCCTTCCAAAACTTCATCTATTTAAactagttaccgacttgaaggacCTGAAAGGACAACTTAACAATTTGTCAACAATATACATCACTGGTCGTTGTAACCCCTAGATGATAAGTATAACAATATACACAACGGCACATGTGATATTAAGAGTTAAGGCAGATGTTTAGCTCACCCCATGGATGAATCAAAAACCCCATGTTGCAGATAAACAACTTTCCGAGCATCACGTCTGCAACATCAGATTTAAATCATCACGTCACACATTCATAAACATGCATCCACCCAAAAAGCTCTGGATACACAGAGACAGCGATGGTAAAACAGGAATCTAAACCTTGGAATTCTCTCCAAAAGAAGAATATATCCATCCCTAGTTACCACACGAAGAGCTTCATATGGGTACCTACAAAAGAAAGGATTCATATCTGAGAATAATTATAATGCCAAATCTCATATGAAAATATCAATTGCTTAGTTAAGAATACAAGAGTTCCTGTTGAAAGCCAATGCTTCAACTCTGTAACGAACATTGCAGTACCCCTGAACAACAAAGACTTCCCTATTTCCTAAAGAAACAGAGAACCGAAAGAGGACAGTATAAAAGAACATCTTGTCTACCACTGAACAACAATGAATTtcctacaaagaaaaaaaatcaaagatgGCACTAGAAAGATCCTCTTTCCTACTTTTTGTTTATGACCGAGAAATCCATCTGGGGCCAGGGCCAACCCCTAGGACTAACCACAGACTTCGAAACTCTGAATAATGGACCTGTCTTCTCAACTTAAATACCAGGGCTTAGTTCGCATGCCGCAGGGCATGAATCTGTGACTTAAAAAAACAAGTCCCTCAACCTTTTCCTCTAGAACTAAGCCTGGGGCAAGATTCTTTTCCCACTGAACGATGATTTCCCTAAGACATAAAAAGACCAAAAGAGGACAGTACAATAAACTTGAAACTCACTGAGGTCTGAAAATATTGTAAGACATGCTTATCTACCCAAAAACAGTTGACAGAAATTCTTCAGTTTGCACAACGTCGATCAATTTACACAGTATACCAAAAGCTTAACCTGTAGAAATTAGCATTCTCTAGGCTCGATGCAGCAACTGAAATACAGATGATATGCTAGTCGTTTTCAACACATATCACACACTGAACAATTTTGTGAAATATCATCACAGTCTATGTGACGAATTTGGGAgtcttttaaagaaaagttaaattcAGTTGAGCAATTTATCTGTTCGGAAACATCTCAATCCAAGTAAACATGCACGTCAGATTTGATGAGTGGAATCAATTCAACATGCCTTATAACCCAAGCTCCGTTATGACATCTTGACATGTCCTAGCATCTATATTAAGGGAATGATAAAAGCTTGTCTGCCGTTCCTTAGGCGTAGGATCATTCTCTGAAAGAGTATCCACAGGTATAGATACACCTGAACCATCAGCGCGAACATCCTCACAACCACTCATATGAGAGAAGAACCATTTCACCACTTTCGtaaatgtgactattggtgaaAGTAGACAATGTGCTGCCTTGCGAACAAATTCAAAGACAGCCTCAATGATGATCTCAATAGCCAGATGGAGATCCTACATAAAACAAATCAGAACAAATCATAAAAGCTGTAATGGGAGTGCAAAAGAACAATAAGATAATTACTTAACTGACCAACAAGCTGTCAAACCAGAAAACCCCGCGCAATGCCCCTTACCCCATGTCCTAAACCAAAAGGATGAACATAACGAATGCAACAGGCAGACGAAGACGAAAAATGCAGCATGTTGATCAAAAGAGAAATATGTCTAAAAATACAAAATCATATTGCATGATTTATGAATGTTAAGCCAACTGCTACTAGTTTGAGATTGAGGCATAGTTCATTGAGACTATAAGAAAAGAAAGTGAAGTTGTAAAACCTCAACAACGCCTCGCCTTCTGTCAGTGGCACGTTGGACAAAGTGGTCCCTGAGTGACCGCAATCTCTTGGTAGCTTGTATATTAGAAGGCTGGAGGCTCCCAGACGTACTAGAGGCTCCAGTACTTCTACTTGAACCATACAGATACAAAGGTATGCCCACCATAAATTTAACAGGGAAAAAGAACCACGAGAAGATGTATCCGAGCAAATGCACCCAATGGCTTCTCTGCATGGTAAAACTGCTCGCTCTGGATGCTCGAGGACTTTGTAACAGAGGAGACTTAGGACAAATGTTTTCATCACAATCTTCTTCCTTTAATGAGCACTCTAGACTTGAGGAAGCATTGGAATCAATAGAAAACTCATGGATGAATTGGTTAAAGGATGAGACGCCACTGAAATCACCAAGAAGGAGTATGTTAACCGAACTCGCAGATATAAAACATTAAGAAAAGAGTAGTAagattttttgtcattttggacataCTTGAAAATTGAGTAGACTAAAATAACACATTTGTCATGCATAACCTGAGAGACGGTAAATTTTCTCAATTTTAAAGCATAGGGGAAGAGGAAATGAAGATCAAAACTTACTTTTCCATCCAGCGTGGAAGCCTAGGACCACGAAATGTTGGGCGAAGCTCCCAACCATGAATACCttcaagaatagaagagttcccTGGCAATATTGTCAATAATAGTGCTGACACCCCGTTAATCAACCTCACAACATTGTTTAGTGACTCATAAGTGAATGTCTTAACTGACCTGAGAGAATTaagaaagaaatataaaaatctaATAATACATCCATTCTAGCAATTGCTGAATAGAGATGCATTTATCAATATGCATACACACAATCAATCCACCATAAAAACCTTAGAAAGGAAAATAGTTGGAATAGCTATATTGTTCTTCTCTAAGTTTTCCAAAATTCGGCAATTAACTCCGCCTCCCCCCTCCCCACACCCTACCCCCaaccgaaaaagaaaaagaaaaagaaaaaaaaaggttaacTCCAAAATGACCATTTTACTTGTCAGCTGAACTAGCACCTTCAAAATTCACGTCATGGGCAATAAATAAAGGAACTAAATTACAGGTACAGAAACATTCAAAAAGAAAGTAGACATCCATGTATATGCACATTAATTCACATACTTGTATAATTTTATAAATACATAAACATAAAGAAGGAGAAATGAAATGAAGAAACATACTCTTTGGTAACAGCAAGGACTGTTGTTCCTCTGTacttgtaaataatgattctggaaattagaactttagcttataaacgtaaatataaataaaaaacagaaattaattcgagcccactgaattcacagtgtttccttaaggaatttaatcccctcctagtacccaaggttatagattatttcctcccaggatagaacgaattacacactggtgtagcggtacttcaaaccccagtgtttcagcgaacacaaagttcggcaacaaatcacacttatggatgctttgtttgtagttaaaaaacaatgcagaataaggaggacaactcagaagtcgaatggaaattctgagaagAAGTATAGCCAAGTATAGccaatgttgaattcttactgaagagaatatcagattgcaattcgtttttccagtgtatacgcagtatatacagagtgtatatccagtatatgcatagtgtatatccagtatatacagagtgtatattaagtgtatacagagtgtttcaagtgttttttccgatgtgttcttctttctctccaacttatgctctatttatagcagttATTTGAGAGAAATACGCCCCTTACATGGTGCAACAAGCACTAGATCATGGAGAAAGCACTTACATGGTGGTATATacacttgcttggtgggaggagcacttgcaccattgtgggaggtgcactaggctgcttattgcttagtgttgcaacacaatacacggattggaaaacatctgttacaaacacggattatatcacgttaatattcactattaacaaataaatttggtccaaaaaattaatcaattgatcgatcatttgaccaaatccgaatccaaatcccatttcccattgatttattttagaatatttttcgtgaggcaaaaatcacgtgctcacaaatggggaatggctatatcacggaagtatgcatgaaaaaacttgtgtgatttgcaaacaaggattaattgcatctggatgagtaggttttcctttgaactttccgtagtgaacttatgtcggatatactcgatcaatcggtagatttgatatctttgaaccgtcgaactttagtgtatacctagacaaccataagtcacacaatcaacccttaaccgtctttggttctcattgttgtgttcgtttcagccatgaacactgcctggtttcataagtgcgtagagaattggccttgcaaaattctccttgaagcggctaacacttcacacttacataggtgattcttaaacatgtcatcccgtagatacactatttgatataccctgtatcaaatttagaaatcattaaaaaaccttaatgctttatccttggtactgaacattgtctcatcacgagaatggactaaaacaaattttgttgacaatgttgaaccttcattaatgactttgtttgatctacttgaacctagatcttgggatctccagtcttctaggtagagttaccgccacaatgacttgttctcggccatagtctcattccctcgatgatttctcaactacctctctagttaggccttttgtaagtggatctgacacattatcacttgactttacatagtcaatcgtgataattcctctagagagaagttgcctaacgattttatgtcttcgtcgtatatgacgagatttaccgttatacataacgctctcagcccttccaattgccgcttggctatcacagtgtatgcatattggtgccaacggtttgggccaaaatggaatatcttccaagaaattccggagccattcagcttcttcaccggctttatctaaggctatgaactcagccttcattatagagcgggcaatacacatttgtttggacgacttccaagataccgctcctccaccaatagtgaatacatatccatttgtggacttcgaatcagttgaaccggtgatccaatttgcatcacaatatccttcaatcaccgcaggatatttactgtagtgcaaatcaaagttttgggtatgttctaagtatcccaaaactcgtttcattgccatccagtgagattggcctggattgctcgtgtatcgacttagtttacttatagcacaagctatatctggtcgtgtacaattcatgatgtacattaggcatcccaacacacgagcataatccaattgtgatatgctttggcctttgttctttgctagggcaagattcacgtcaattggagtctttgcaactttaaagcccaagtgcttgaatttttcaagtactgtcttaatataatgagattgtgacaatgccagaccttgaggagtcttttggatcttaatccccagaattaaatccgcaattcccaagtccttcatatcaaacttgctagttagcatacgcttagtagcatttatgttggcaatgttattactcattatcagcatatcatccacatataggcaaacaatgactatgtgatttggaacatttttaatgtacacacatttatcacattcatttatcttaaaaccatttgacaacattgtttggtcaaatttcgcatgccattgtttgggtgcttgttttagtccgtaaagggacttaacaagtctacataccttattttctttacctggaaccacaaacccttcaggttgttccatgtaaatttcttcctccaactctccatttaagaaggccgttttaacatccatttgatgaatttcaagaccatacgctgtagctaatgctactaacatccgtatggacgtaatccttgtaactggggagtatgtatcaaagtagtcaagaccttctcgttgtctataccctttgacaacaagtcttgccttgaatttatcaatagtgccatcatctttcatttttctcttaaaaatccatttagaacccaaaggtttatttccaggaggaagatcaaccaattcccatgtatggttgttcaatatggattctatttcactattgactgcctctttccagaacaatgattccgaagaagacatagcttctttaaatgttcgaggctcattttccaataagaaagtcacaaaatctggtccaaacgaagtagacgttctttgacgtttactacgtcttggatccccctgattaaatgtactttcttttgtttcttcccgaggtcatttagatccttcaccaatcgactcgcattcctttttatacggatatatattttcaaagaactcagcattatctgattctataaccgtattattatgaatgtcgggattttctgatttatgaaccagaaatcgatatgctttactagtagttgcatat
Above is a window of Nicotiana tabacum cultivar K326 chromosome 8, ASM71507v2, whole genome shotgun sequence DNA encoding:
- the LOC107822497 gene encoding uncharacterized protein LOC107822497, translated to MDVYFLFECFCTCNLVPLFIAHDVNFEGASSADKFLYFFLNSLRSVKTFTYESLNNVVRLINGVSALLLTILPGNSSILEGIHGWELRPTFRGPRLPRWMENGVSSFNQFIHEFSIDSNASSSLECSLKEEDCDENICPKSPLLQSPRASRASSFTMQRSHWVHLLGYIFSWFFFPVKFMVGIPLYLYGSSRSTGASSTSGSLQPSNIQATKRLRSLRDHFVQRATDRRRGVVEDLHLAIEIIIEAVFEFVRKAAHCLLSPIVTFTKVVKWFFSHMSGCEDVRADGSGVSIPVDTLSENDPTPKERQTSFYHSLNIDARTCQDVITELGYPYEALRVVTRDGYILLLERIPRRDARKVVYLQHGVFDSSMGWVSNGVVGSPAFAAYDQGYDVFLGNFRGLVSREHIDSNISSTQYWQYSINEHGTEDIPAMTAKIHEIKVSELKTSQAGLEEQCDSDQPYELCAISHSLGGAAILMYAITQRIWEKPHRLSRLILLSPAGFHHDSNPVFTVMEYLFLVLSPLLMPFVPAFYIPTRFFRMLVNKLARDFHNLPAVGGLVQTLISYGVGGDSSNWIGALGLPHYNMNDMPAVSFRVALHMAQIKHGRKFIMFDYGSAAANMEVYGASQPLDLGEFYLLIDIPVDLVAGQKDKVIRPSMVRKHYELMTHAGVEVSYNEFEYAHLDFTFSHREELLAYVMSRLTLVGHSTKQPTGQKSLRHRRNEGQSGSH